A genome region from Musa acuminata AAA Group cultivar baxijiao unplaced genomic scaffold, Cavendish_Baxijiao_AAA HiC_scaffold_1142, whole genome shotgun sequence includes the following:
- the LOC135671594 gene encoding probable CCR4-associated factor 1 homolog 11, with translation MSSQRGGGGGGRQHLVVRSVWAWNLEYEFSIIASLVDRFSYVAFDTEFPGFLYRTRRPHRLLPPSLRYAFLKANVDKMELVQLGLTLFDAFGDLPSIGTGGRVGYAWEFNFREFDVRRDLHAPDSVDLLRSSGIDFDRLPLYGIDSGQFAAHLYRSGLVAHCRFCRPHSTRWIAFHSCYDFAYLIKVLGFGRPLPDTLEEFLGLVNLLFGETVDLKHIMRGCKGLSGGLERVASTLGVPRQAGKSHQAGSDSLVTCQVYLKMKRRFFDDQDAKVACHRGIIYGLQAC, from the coding sequence ATGTCTTcgcaacgaggaggaggaggaggagggcggcaaCATTTGGTGGTGCGCTCGGTTTGGGCGTGGAACTTGGAGTACGAGTTCTCCATCATTGCTTCCCTCGTGGATCGCTTCTCTTACGTCGCCTTCGACACGGAGTTTCCCGGCTTCCTCTACAGAACTCGGAGGCCACACCGTCTTCTCCCGCCCAGCCTGCGCTACGCCTTCCTCAAGGCCAACGTCGACAAGATGGAGCTCGTCCAACTCGGCCTCACCCTCTTCGACGCCTTCGGCGACCTCCCCTCCATCGGCACCGGCGGCAGGGTCGGGTACGCGTGGGAGTTCAACTTCCGCGAATTCGATGTCCGACGCGACCTCCACGCGCCGGACTCCGTCGACCTGCTCCGCTCCAGTGGCATCGACTTCGACCGGCTCCCCCTCTACGGCATTGACTCCGGCCAGTTCGCCGCCCACCTCTATCGTTCCGGCCTCGTCGCTCATTGCCGTTTCTGCCGCCCGCACTCCACTCGATGGATCGCCTTTCACAGCTGCTACGACTTCGCCTATCTCATCAAGGTGCTGGGGTTCGGCCGGCCTCTGCCCGACACCCTGGAAGAGTTCCTCGGCCTGGTGAACTTGCTCTTCGGAGAGACTGTGGATCTCAAGCACATTATGCGCGGCTGCAAGGGTCTCTCCGGCGGGCTGGAGAGAGTGGCGAGTACCCTCGGGGTGCCACGCCAAGCTGGGAAGTCGCATCAAGCTGGATCAGATAGCTTGGTGACCTGCCAAGTCTATCTGAAGATGAAGCGGAGGTTCTTCGACGACCAAGACGCCAAGGTGGCCTGCCATCGCGGCATCATCTACGGCCTACAAGCCTGCTGA
- the LOC135671572 gene encoding uncharacterized protein LOC135671572: protein MESGFSGISSESPCPEIFAQQDIQRCPFLRNINEPTNFSFSSVNFPVPVQGAKGPIFEDGPNFEMAFRLFHGQDGVVPLTGRSSERQEKLEPEFVDTFNPLAAKAATISLSAFGGPFGFDFFSKKWKRQNNRSSESASQKRGDSVHESRSNEWLETGQCPIAKSYRAVSGVLPLVAKVLKPPPGMKLRCPPVVVAARAALARTALVKNLRPQPLPAKMLAIAMLGMAANVPLGVWREHTTKFSPQWFAAVHAAVPFIAMLRKSVMMPKTAMAITIAASILGQTIGSRAERLRLKAVAVANAGDSKILQTRAVIFAQKTGQCSSEVVWDPLSLNKLEGADSSPASPRAAVCY from the exons ATGGAGTCTGGCTTCAGTGGAATATCAAGTGAATCACCGTGTCCTGAGATTTTTGCTCAGCAAGATATTCAAAGATGCCCATTCTTGAGAAATATCAATGAGCCTACCAACTTTTCCTTCTCATCTGTCAATTTTCCTGTCCCT GTGCAAGGGGCCAAGGGTCCAATCTTTGAAGATGGACCCAATTTTGAAATGGCATTTAGGCTTTTCCATGGGCAAGATGGAGTTGTTCCACTCACAGGAAGATCATCAGAACGTCAAGAGAAACTAGAACCTGAATTTGTTGATACATTTAATCCCTTAGCAGCGAAGGCAGCCACAATCAGTCTTTCAGCTTTTGGAGGACCTTTCGGCTTTGATTTTTTCTCCAAAAAGTGGAAGAGGCAGAATAATAGATCCTCGGAATCAGCTTCTCAG AAACGAGGTGATTCGGTGCATGAGTCGCGAAGCAACGAGTGGCTGGAAACCGGGCAGTGCCCCATAGCGAAGTCATACAGGGCGGTTAGTGGGGTTCTTCCTCTGGTTGCAAAGGTTTTAAAGCCTCCACCAGGTATGAAACTAAGGTGTCCGCCTGTTGTGGTGGCTGCCCGTGCAGCACTGGCCCGAACAGCCTTGGTAAAGAACCTCCGGCCGCAACCTCTACCAGCCAAGATGCTAGCTATAGCCATGCTGGGCATGGCAGCAAATGTCCCGCTCGGGGTATGGAGGGAACACACAACAAAGTTCTCCCCGCAGTGGTTTGCAGCAGTTCACGCAGCCGTACCTTTCATTGCAATGCTTAGGAAGTCTGTGATGATGCCGAAGACAGCAATGGCAATTACGATAGCAGCATCAATCTTAGGTCAGACCATCGGATCAAGAGCTGAGCGGCTCCGGCTAAAGGCAGTTGCAGTGGCCAATGCAGGCGACTCCAAAATTCTTCAAACCAGAGCTGTTATATTTGCTCAAAAGACTGGGCAATGCAGCAGCGAAGTAGTTTGGGATCCCCTTTCTCTTAATAAGCTGGAGGGCGCAGACTCTTCCCCTGCTTCTCCGAGGGCTGCTGTATGCTATTGA
- the LOC135671575 gene encoding uncharacterized protein LOC135671575: MGDPGAASRRKNRLPKGGSESSDLHAAARNGDLTTVESICNANPLAVNTRDRHSRTPLHLAAWSGQTEVVRFLCKNKADVGAAAMDDTAAIHFAAQKGHLEIIRILLSSGVSVRAANRKGLTPLHYAVQGSHPELFKYLIRKGASLTAKTKAGQTPMDLASTEEVRTLLVECKQPLTKDDKSTTIMEVGDSVSKEDIEAKNGGSIPEESANVNEEGTDTKEKRRGEATADEDSSKPKKAKVSLDHLLAENDVLDEDEE, translated from the exons ATGGGAGACCCCGGAGCGGCATCGAGGAGGAAGAACCGATTACCGAAGGGGGGCAGCGAATCTTCCGATCTCCACGCCGCCGCGAGGAACGGGGACCTCACCACGGTCGAGTCCATCTGCAACGCTAATCCCCTCGCCGTCAATACTCGAGATCGCCATTCCCGGACACC ACTGCATCTAGCTGCTTGGTCTGGGCAGACCGAAGTAGTAAGATTTCTCTGCAAGAATAAGGCTGACGTCGGAGCTGCTGCTATGGATGATACGGCTGCGATCCATTTTGCTGCTCAGAAAGGTCATCTAGAGATAATTAGGATCCTATTATCCTCTGGTGTCTCTGTCAGGGCGGCTAACAGGAAAGGTTTGACCCCTCTGCACTATGCTGTCCAAGGATCCCATCCAGAGCTCTTCAAGTATCTCATTAGAAAAGGTGCAAGCCTTACCGCCAAGACAAAGGCCGGGCAAACACCTATGGACCTTGCGAGCACCGAGGAAGTCCGCACTCTTCTCGTCGAGTGCAAACAACCTTTGACCAAAGATGATAAATCTACTACGATCATGGAGGTTGGTGACTCGGTTTCAAAGGAGGATATTGAAGCAAAAAATGGAGGCTCCATTCCTGAAGAGTCAGCTAATGTCAATGAAGAAGGCACGGATACTAAGGAAAAGAGAAGAGGTGAGGCAACGGCTGATGAGGACTCATCAAAACCAAAAAAGGCTAAGGTTTCCCTTGATCACCTTCTGGCTGAAAATGATGTCTTAGATGAGGATGAAGAATAG